A single Actinomycetes bacterium DNA region contains:
- a CDS encoding IS701 family transposase, whose translation MAEVSAWAAGLEEVQARIAARFARSEPRERVAAYIRGLLAPVERKNSWTLAQRAGE comes from the coding sequence GTGGCTGAGGTGTCGGCGTGGGCGGCGGGGCTGGAGGAGGTCCAGGCGCGGATCGCGGCGCGGTTCGCGCGTTCGGAGCCGCGGGAGCGGGTCGCCGCCTATATTCGCGGGCTGTTGGCGCCGGTGGAGCGGAAGAACTCCTGGACGTTGGCGCAACGGGCTGGGGAGG